Within the Ensifer canadensis genome, the region AGGAAACCGATGCGGTGACGGTCGAAGCGGCCGAGGTGGCCGCCGTCATAGTCCTGCACGAGCTGCGAGCGGCTGGAAAAGAGCGTTGCCACCTGCTCCGATTGCAGCGCGGCCAGCAGGGCGCCGACAACAAAGACACCGCCGACCAGGGCGACGACGAGGATGCGCAGGCGGAAGAGGCCGTTGCGCTCCTTGAGCAGCATCACGAAGACGAAGGCAACCACGCAGAAAAGGTTGAGCGCCCATGCAGCACGCGAGAACGACAGGAACACGCCGAGCGCCAGCACCAGAAGCGCGGCGATCTTGGGCGGGGCCTTGTGGATCGGCTGCGTCAACAACCCGTGGATTAGATAGAGTGCGGGAACCGACAGGAATGGGCCGAACACGTTCGGGTCCTGGAAGGCGCCTTTGGCCCGGTCGTAGAGTGTGAAGTTTTCAGCGCCCGGGATTGCGCCGAAGTAGCCGAGAATACCAAGCAGGGCGGTCAGGACGGCAGCCGTGACCCAGGCGTTGAAGATCAGCCGGAGCCGCTGATAGCGATCCTCGATGATGGCGGCGTAAAAGACCGCCGACAGCGCCAGAAATCCGGAGACCGCCATGTACATCGGCCCCTTGGTCAGGTCGACCATCGTCATCAGCGACAGGATCCCGCCGATCATGAACAGGGTGAGCAGAGTAAGAAGCGGCGCGACATAGCGCGAGATTTTCAGGCCGAAGAGCGCCCAGAGCCCAATGAGGACCACCAGGAATAGCTCGTAGGGCGCTGGTTCGGCAATCACGAAACCCGACAGAAACACCACAAGCGCAACCAGCCATGAGCCGAAGAGCGAAAGCGCGGCGAGCTGGGGTCTAAAGACGATCGGCGGTGGTGTGTCGACGGTGCTCAATAGGCATTTTCCGTGTTGAGCAGCCGGAACGGTGTCAGGAACAGGATCTTCAGGTCGAAGAGCAGCGACCAGTTCTCGATGTAGTGGAGGTCGAAGGCCGTGCGCAGGCGGATCTTGTCGTCACTGTCGATCTCGCCGCGCCAGCCGTTGATCTGCGCCCAGCCGGTGACCCCGGGCTTGACGCGGTGACGGGCGAAATAGCCTTCGACGACGTCGGAATAGGTGCGGTTCTGCGTCTGCGCTAGCACGGCATGCGGGCGCGGGCCGACGAGCGAGAGCTCGCCCTTGAGCACGTTGAAGATCTGCGGCAGTTCGTCGATCGAGGACTTGCGGATGAAACGCCCAACCGGCGTGACGCGGGGGTCGCCCTTCGTCACAGCGTTGCGGGCGCTCGGGTCGCTCAAATGCGTGTACATCGAGCGGAACTTGTAGACCTCGATGGTCTCGTTGTTGAAACCGTGGCGCTTCTGCTTGAAGATGATGGGGCCGGGCGAGGTGGCTTTGACCGCGATCGCAGCCCCCAGCATCACCGGCCACAACAACACCAGGGCGACGATGCTGAAGAAGATGTCGAAGCCACGCTTGGCGACGGAATCCCAGTCTGCGATGGGTTTGTCGAAGATATCCAGCATCGGCACTTCACCGACGTGGGAATAACTGCGCGGCCGGAAGCGCAGGTTGTTGGCGTGCGCTGCAAGACGGATGTCGACCGGCAGTATCCAGAGCTTCTTCAGGAGCTGCAGGATGCGTTTCTCCGCCGTCAACGGCAGCGAGATGATCAACATGTCGATGCGCGCCAGGCGCGCGAATTCCACCAGCTCGTCGACCGTTCCGAGCTTGGGGTAGCCGGCGATGACATTCGGAGACCGACGTTCGTCGCGATCGTCGAAGATGCCACAGATCCTGATGTCGTTGTCGGTCTGATGTTCGAGTGTGCGGATCAGATCCTTGGCCGGCTGGCCGCCGCCGACGACGACGGCACGACGCTCCATCGTTCCGTTGCGGGCCCAATGCCGGATGGAATAGGCAATGAATGCGCGTTCTGCCACGAGGAAGAGCGCACCGGCGACGAACCAGCCGCCGAACCACACACGCGAATATTGATGACCGGACTTTAGAAAGAAAAGCGCGATGGCAATGCCGCCGAATGCGATCGCCCAAGAGGCGAGGATACGCGGAGTAAAGCGCAACCAGGCGCGAAGAGCAGGGACCTGGTAGGTGTCGGCGATCTGCATCGCGGCAACGGCTAGTGCGGAGCCACCAACGAGGATCGTCAGGTAAAGCGGCAGCTGATCGAAGCCGGGCTGCACATAAAGCGCATTGATGGCATAGCCGATGGCGAACAGTGCGCAGAACTCGAAAAGACGCATCAGGCCCATGATCATGGCGGGCGAATAGGTGTCTGCGCGGAATTGTTCGGCAATCTGTCGGGCGAGGGGGTTGAGTTCCGTCGACGGTTCGTCACCGGCTTTTTCGTCCGGCGCACGGGTACGGATCTCCGAAATCTTCTTGCGAAGCGCTTCGGGGTCGAAGGCTTCCGACCGCTTAAACTCGTTCATGGCTTCCTTCCGGCACTGAAGTCCGCACGGGATAGCAGAAAGCCACTAAGAAACGCTTACGTTGCAACCTGAGGCCTTATCGGAGCCGATTGGTCCCGGCACAAATCCCGGTAGAGCCGCAGCACCTCCGCCGTCATGACCGAGGCCGCGAAGCGGGACTTGAATGTCTTCGGGTCGGGCATCACGCGCGCGGACCAGTCCTTCTCGACGATTGCAGAAGCCATGATCG harbors:
- a CDS encoding undecaprenyl-phosphate glucose phosphotransferase gives rise to the protein MNEFKRSEAFDPEALRKKISEIRTRAPDEKAGDEPSTELNPLARQIAEQFRADTYSPAMIMGLMRLFEFCALFAIGYAINALYVQPGFDQLPLYLTILVGGSALAVAAMQIADTYQVPALRAWLRFTPRILASWAIAFGGIAIALFFLKSGHQYSRVWFGGWFVAGALFLVAERAFIAYSIRHWARNGTMERRAVVVGGGQPAKDLIRTLEHQTDNDIRICGIFDDRDERRSPNVIAGYPKLGTVDELVEFARLARIDMLIISLPLTAEKRILQLLKKLWILPVDIRLAAHANNLRFRPRSYSHVGEVPMLDIFDKPIADWDSVAKRGFDIFFSIVALVLLWPVMLGAAIAVKATSPGPIIFKQKRHGFNNETIEVYKFRSMYTHLSDPSARNAVTKGDPRVTPVGRFIRKSSIDELPQIFNVLKGELSLVGPRPHAVLAQTQNRTYSDVVEGYFARHRVKPGVTGWAQINGWRGEIDSDDKIRLRTAFDLHYIENWSLLFDLKILFLTPFRLLNTENAY
- a CDS encoding O-antigen ligase family protein, whose product is MSTVDTPPPIVFRPQLAALSLFGSWLVALVVFLSGFVIAEPAPYELFLVVLIGLWALFGLKISRYVAPLLTLLTLFMIGGILSLMTMVDLTKGPMYMAVSGFLALSAVFYAAIIEDRYQRLRLIFNAWVTAAVLTALLGILGYFGAIPGAENFTLYDRAKGAFQDPNVFGPFLSVPALYLIHGLLTQPIHKAPPKIAALLVLALGVFLSFSRAAWALNLFCVVAFVFVMLLKERNGLFRLRILVVALVGGVFVVGALLAALQSEQVATLFSSRSQLVQDYDGGHLGRFDRHRIGFLMSMEKPLGIGPMVFSTIFPEDEHNVWLKSLTSYGWLGFVSYVTLIIWTLSLGFRFLLLERPWQVYLMIAWVALIGHVGVGNVIDTDHWRHFYMLLGIIWGCAALEYRHRRTMRAGWQQ